The DNA region TGCGAGTCAACATACTCTTTCAGCGCATCGAGGCTTACCTGTCCTGATGTTGCAAGGAAATATGACGGAGACCAGAAGGAATCTCCCTCTAGCAAATTCTTCGTTGCAGGGAACTCCTGCCGTAGTCTCCGTGCCGATACTCCCTTGATCACGTTGACAACATTGACGAGGTTGGTTTTCGGAGTCGCCTTGAAGAGAAGATGATAGTGATCTTCCGCAGGTTCGTGAGCAACAACGTCTATACCCAATTCGTCCGATAGGTTCCACACGATATCTTTCAGACGCTCCCGAATATCGTCAGAATATAACGCTTTCCGGCGATACTTCACTACTATCACCAGATGATAATAGAGAGCAAAGACCGAATGCGCTGACCTATCAAGTTTATACTTCATGTTGGGTATACCATATTATTTGGGTATACCATACTATGATACCCAAGATGATATATCTATCGCAGGAAGGAAGGGCGGCTCCGCTTTCATCCCCATCGTGAACGGTGGGGACTTCCCACTCCGCCCCCTTCACCCCCGCAAGTTAATTTCCACGGATAATATTCAACCCCCTGAGTCATAAATCCTGGCGGGGACGACCTCAGGAGAGCACCAGGATCCGGCGAGTCAGGCTCTTGTGCACCCGCTGCTCGTGCTCCTGCAGGATGGTGAAATAGCAGGCGGCGATAGACGTTATGTCACGGTTCGTCACAACGACCGCGCGCCGCCCCGACCGGAGGATACGCCGGATCTCCGCAAGCGACCCGTCGTACAACTGATCCATGCTCTCTGCGCGGACCCTGACCGACTGGCCGTAGGGTAGATCTGTCACAACGGCGTCGATAGCACTGTCACGGATGGGGACTGCCGCGGCATCTGCAACCATCACATCCTGGCAAGGGAGGTTGCGCCTGCAGCCCTCGATCATCTCGGGGTCGAAGTCACTCCCAAGTATACTGGCACCTACCTCCCTCGCCTCAAGGAGGATCCCGCCTGTGCCGCAGAAAGGGTCAAAGAGCCGCTCACCTGGCGCAACAAGAGATATATTGACGAGCGCCCTGGCTATCCGGGGCATCATCACGCCAGGGTGGAAGAACGGCCGACGCGTGGGGTTCCGGGCCTCAAACGCCCCTCGGTCGATCCTGAAAATTACGCGGCCGAAGTAACAGCGATCACCGGAGACGATGGCACGGTACTCTTCGACGGGGTTGCGCAGCGAGACCGGCCCGGTGATCAGGCTCCCGATCAGTCGCTCGGCCTCAAGGCTAGATATGTCCATACGCGCCCCCTGAACGGTCTTCACCCTGCCGGCAAACGGTCGTGTGGTCGTGATGCCAAGGTCCCGAAGCAGACCCTCAAACGCTGCAGCCGTAGGTTCGCACTCGCCGAGATACTCCATAACCACGTGCGTCAGGGAAAGTCTTCTGGTAGCCTCCGGGTCAGGGCATTCCGCGACCGCAACCTGCGTCCGCCGGGAGAGCACCCTGCCCACGCACTCGAGCTCCGCGACCGGCAGACCAGGGTGCTCACCGGAGAGTTCGAAGAGCAGCTTCATCCTAACGATATTGGGCTGGATTGAGATAAAATTGGAGTAGACGCAGAAAAGATCGGGTCACGATGGGGGATCTTACCCATGCTGCCAGGGCATGGCAACAGAATCAGTCGGTCCTGAGCGGGCCAATAGAATTACCAGGATCACCAGATACCGGCAGAGACCGCTCTCACTTTACCGTCTCTTTCATCCGGTCGACAACGTCGTGGAAAAAGCCCCTGCCCTTCTTTGCGCCCTTCATTGAAGAGGGTTTGCGCCCCTCCACCTCGAGCAGACGCTCATACAACTCCCGCTCCTCGTCTGTCAGGCGTTCGGGGATGACGATACTCACCCGCACCAGCATATCCCCGGGTTTCGTCTGCCAGCGCACACCCTCCCCGCGTATCCTGAGCCGGGTATCATGCTGCACGCCGGCCGGGACGCTGAGACTGACCGTGCGGCCGTCGATCGTCTGCACCTCCACCTCGGAGCCCAGCGCCGCCTGTGCGGGGGTGATATCGACAGTGGTCTCCAGGTCGTCGCCACGACGGGTGAACGCCCTGTCCGGCGCGACGGTTATCTCCACGTAAAGGTCGCCCGGCGGCGCACCGTAGTCGCCAAAGTCGCCGTAGCCCTCCATCCGGAGACGCATGCCCGTATCCACGCCCGGCGGGATCCGGACCTTCACCGTCCGCCGGGCACGCCGGTGGCCGGTGCCGTTGCATGTCCTGCACCGCGTCTCCGGGACCCTCCCCCGGCCATTGCAGGTGCTGCATGTGCTCATCCGTACGAAGTTCCCGAAGAGAGACTGGCTCATCTGCCGCATCTGGCCGGTGCCGCCACAGGTCGGACAGATGACCGTCTTCTTCGTCTCGCTCCCGGTTCCATCGCACTCGAGACAGGGCTCGATATGTTCTACTTCGACCTCCTTCTCCGTCCCGAAGACCGCTTCCTCAAGCGTGATCCTCAACTTCACCAGGATGTCCGCACCCGGCCGCGGGCCAGTATTCTGTCTCCCCCCGCCTGCAAACCCGCCGCCGAAGAAAGTCTCAAAGATATCCCCGAACCCGGAGAAGTCAGCGCTGAACCCGCTGGAATATCCACCACCGGAGTATGAACCGCGGGAGGCGCTGCTGTAGGCCTCATGTCCCATACGGTCGTACTGGGCGCGTTTCCCGGGGTCGGAGAGGACGCTGTAAGCCTCATTGATCTTCTTGAAACGCTCCTCGGCCCCCGGCTCTTTACAGACGTCTGGATGATACTTCCGTGCAAGGTTCCGGTAGGCTTTCCTGATCTCCTTATCGTCGGCGTCGCGTGAAACACCGAGGATATCATAGTAGCTTTCCGGACCCATCCCTCTCACTCTTTGACTTCGTAATCAGCATCGACGACGTTGTCATCCTTCCCCGCGGCAGTCCCCGCCTGCGCACGCTGATACACCTTTGTCGTGAATGCATATACTGCTTCGGTCAGGGCATCCATCTTCTGCCGGATCGCCTCGGTGTCGTCACCCTCAAGAGCCTTCCTGAGATCGGCGATCGCACTCTCTATCCTATCCCTGTCAGCAGCCTCGATAGTCTCCTTTGCATCACTGATCGCACGTTCCGCAGTGAAGATCGCGGTATCAGCGGCATTGCGCAGCTCAATCTCCTCGCGCTTCTTCCGGTCCTCCTCCTCAAACCTCCTGGCCTCGTCCATCATCCGCTGGATCTCCGCTTCGGATGGACGGGAGTCCTGCGGTTTGATGGTGATCGACTGCTCGTTCCCGGTACCGAGGTCCTTTGCAGAGACATGGACAATACCGTTTGCATCGATATCGAAGGTTACCTCGATCTGCGGGATGCCACGAGGTGCGGGCGGAATCCCTGTCAGCTGGAACCGGCCAAGTGTAAAGTTATCCTTCGCGAGCGCCCGCTCGCCCTGCACCACATGGATCTCGACCGATGTCTGCCCATCGGCGGCGGTCGAGAAGATCTGGCTTTTCCGCGTCGGGATGGTGGTGTTGCGCTCGATCAGTTTCGTCGCGATGCCGCCAAGCGTCTCGATGCCAAGCGAGAGCGGGGTCACATCCAGGAGCAGGACATCCTTCGTCTCCCCCGTGAGGACGCCTGCCTGGATGGCAGCACCCAGCGCAACACACTCGTCAGGGTTGATCCCCTTGTCAGGCTCCTTGTTGAGGATCTTTCTCACAGTCTCCTGGACCAGCGGAACCCTGGTCGACCCGCCCACAAGGAGAACGTGATCGATATCTTCCGGACTCAGTTTGGCATCGGCCAGCGCCTGTTTCACCGGTCCTATGGTCGAGTCCACCAGGTCGGCGATGAGACTCTCAAACTTCGCACGGGTGAGATCGATATCCATGAATTTGGGGCCACTCTCCGTGGTGGTGATGTAGGGGAGATTGATGTTGGTCTTCTGGACGGTTGAGAGTTCGATCTTTGCGTTCTCGGCCGCATCACGCAGACGCTGCATGGCAACCCGGTCTTTTCGGAGATCGATTCCTTCCTTCTTCCGGAACTCCTCGACCAGATAATCGACGATCCTTCTGTCAAAGTCGTCGCCACCGAGATGGTTTATGCCAGCGGTCGCCTTGACCTCAAATACGCCATCCCCGAGCTGGAGGATAGATACATCAAAGGTGCCGCCACCCAGATCGTAAACGAGCACTGTGGCCTCTTCTTCCTTATCGATGCCGTAAGCAAGAGCGCTTGCGGTCGGTTCGTTGATGATCCGGAGCACCTCGAGGCCTGCGATCTTCCCTGCGTCTTTGGTCGCCTGCCGCTGGGCATCGTTGAAGTAGGCGGGCACCGTGATGACCGCTTTTGTAATCTTTTCACCCAGGTACTGTTCCGCATCCACCTTCAACTTCTGGAGGATCATCGCGGAGATCTCCTGCGGGGTATAGGCTCTGTCCCCGATGGTGACCTTCTCGCTTGTACCCATCCTGCGTTTGATCGACTGGATGGTGCGTTCGGGGTTCGTGATCGCCTGCCGTTTTGCGGCGCTGCCGACCAGTCTCTCACCGTCTTTTGTGAACGCCACGACCGAGGGGGTGGTCCTGCCGCCTTCCGCGTTGGGGATGACCGTCGGCCGACCGCCTTCCATGATCGCCATGCATGAGTTGGTTGTTCCAAGATCGATGCCAATGACCTTCTCTGAAACCATGTGATTATTCCTCCTTTCCTTTAGACACTACAACTTTTGCGCATCTGATGACCTTATCCTGCATGCAGTAGCCGCGAACGACCTCCTCGATCACACTGCCCTCCTCCGCCTCCGACGGGACGCAGGCGATAGCCTCCTGGCATTCCGGGTCAAAAGGTCGGTTGAGGCACTCGATAGGCTTGATACCGTGCCGTTCCAGGATGCCCATAAGGAGTTTTTGTATCTGCTGCATACCCTCTCCAAGACCGCCAGCCTCGGCTTTCTCCGCCCGCTCAAAGTTGTCCACAACTTCGAGCAACTCGACCGCGAGATCCTCGATGGCAAGCCTCGTCAGGTTTTCACGTTCACTGGCCATCCTTTTGCGGTAGTTCTCAAAATCTGCTGCAAGCCGGAGATACCGGTCGTTAAGGTCATCGTATGCAGATTTCAGTTCATCATATGACGTTTGCATCTCTTCACGCTCTCGAGATGCCGCATCTGCCTTTTCTGCAATAGGCTGCTGCTCCTCAGCTCGTCTGGATGTATCCTCCTTCATACGCCTAACCTGCTTTTAAAAAGTATCCTCTGTTTATTATTTATTGTAATGGGGTTCTATATATTACTAACTGTCGCTGCAGGTATTTACCCCCCCTCCTTTGTCGGATTTACGATCAGACATAAATCCACAGAGATTCCTTCTGCAAGATAAAACCTATCGGGACGGGGTCGCCATCTTCGCCAACCGGTTTTGCGGCAAGCGCCAGGTATATCTCTCCACCTCACTTACGTGTAACCATGAAATGGGCACTGCTGTCTGTCTGGGACAAGACAGGCATCGTCGATCTCGCAAAGGTGCTCATCGAGCACGATTATCGTATCCTGAGTTCCGGGGGCACCGGGGCAGCGCTGGATAAGGCGGGGGTCCCATTCACCGATGTATCCACCTATACCGGTTCTCCCGAAATGATGGACGGCAGGGTCAAGACCCTCCATCCAAAGATTCACGGCGGGATCCTGGGACGCCGGGGTATCGACGACGCTCAGATGCAGGAACACGGCATAGAGCCTATCGACCTCGTCGTGGTGAACCTCTATCCCTTCGAGGCTATGAGCGGGAAGGGGCTCCCGATCGATAAGGTGATCGAGTACATCGATATCGGCGGCCCGGCGATGGTGCGGGCGGCGGCAAAGAACCACAGATACGTTGCCGTGGTGGTGGATCCCGCTGATTACGACAAAGTTGCAGAGGCCATCAGGAGAGGCGGATTCACAGCCGAAGAGCGCCTGAACCTCGCTGCAAAGGCGTTTGCCCGAACCGCAGCCTACGATGGCGCGATCTCAAACTACTTCACCGGCATCGGCCAGCCATTCCCGACGATTCTCACTCTCCAACACAGGGAAGGTAGAACGCTGCGTTACGGCGAAAATCCCCATCAGGCGGCAGCGGTCTACGGGGAGGGGGGTATCGCCGGCGAAGAGCCGCTCCAGGGCAGGCAGATGTCCTACAACAACTATCTGGACGTTCATGCAGCGGTCGGGCTGCTCCGGGAGTTTAATGATGGGTGTGCTGCTGTCATAGTCAAGCACAACAACCCCTGTGGTGTGGCTATCGGGAACGGACTCCTTGAGACTTATATCGCCGCACGGGAGGTTGATCCAGTCTCAGCCTATGGTTCGATCGTCGCCGTGAACCGGGAGGTGACGGAGGATGTTGCCCGCGAGATAACAAAGACGTTCGTCGAAGTTCTGATCGCTCCATCCTACACCACTGGCGCGCTTGAGATTATGAAGGCCAAGGAAAATATGCGGGTGCTCCGGCTTCCCGACCCTATCATCCACGATGAGATCCGGAGCATCGATGGCGGCGTCCTGGTCCAGCGCACAGAACCATACCGGGAGGACTGGCGTGTCGTGACGGAGCGGGAACCAACGGCCCATGAGATGATGGCAATGGAACTCGCCTGGAAGGTCTGCAAACACACGAAGAGCAACGCCATCATATTCGCCGACGAGAAAGCGGTCATCGGGATCGGAGCCGGGCAGATGAACCGCGTCGAGTCAGCGGAGATCGCGGTCAGGAAGGCCCGAAAATCCCTTGCGGGATCGGCGGTGGCATCAGATGCATTCCTCCCGTTCCCCGATACGCTGGAGGTTGCAGCGGCGGCAGGGGCGACCGCGCTCGTCCAGCCTGGAGGGTCCATCCGCGACCAGGAGGTCATCGACGCGGCGAACAGGCTCAACGTCGCGATGATCTTCACCGGGGTTCGCCACTTCAGGCACTAAAAACCTTTTTTGTCGTCAGTGTGTTATTTACATCCTTTTACCGCATCCGGCTGGAGACCTGCCAGACGCTCGATGCCCCTGGATGGCTTACCCTGACCTACCTGATATGTCCAGAAAAGAGGATGTTTTTCATGAGCGATGCAATTCAAAAGAGGGTTTTGCATAATGTAGAGGAGATGGGCAAGAAAATATCTGATGGAGGAGAGGCCGCGCTTTGAGGGCCATGATATCCGGGCAGAGACTGAATCTGCTGGTTTGATGGCCTCAGTGCCCGGGATCTCCACCGACCACAGATGAACGTCCGGTTATCAGTCGATGGCAACCATGACCTCAGTTGACTTTACCACCGCATATACTCTCTTGCCGACGGCAAGCCCAAGGCTCTCGACGGATTTTCTGGTAATGACCGAGACTAGGTCGCCGCCGCCGTCCAGTTCGATGACAACCTCGGCGGTGACAACACCCTCGGTGATGGACTTTATCTTTCCTGGAATCTGGTTTCGCGCACTCAACTTCATGCCACTCACAGCACAGGATGGCCCATTCTCTCCCATATAGGTATCGATCGCGCTGATTTGCCTAAAAAGAGCCTGAAAACCAAATCATGGGCCTGTCCGGATTCGAACCGGAGATCTTTGCCGTGTAAGGGCAACGTCATGACCAGCTAGACCACAGGCCCCGTGGATGCCTTAGAGTATTTTGCGCCTTGATGGATAAACGTGTTGCCCGCCGGAATTCCCGGGGGGGGGCGGGCATGGTTTGTATCAACCCCGGAATGGGGGACCACAGCACCGCATAAAGGGCCGCCTCAAATCTGCGGGGCGGGCGGCCGCAAGCCCTCCTGATGGTAAAAGCCGGTCTTAAAAAAGAAGCGATCAAATCAACGACCCGGACTGTAGAATCTCAACTTTTTTCCTTTTAGTATGCCCGTCGATCCTCAAGCAAGTTCACCGGTGCTCTCAAATCACTCGCATTGAACGCCTTTCGCCGACCAGCTCCCCACATCCTGCTCTCGCAAAAACCCCAGGGCTACCGGCAGATGGTGGTTCTGTCAGCGGTAATTCACAGACCTCCTGGGAACGCCCCGGCAAGGGTTAATCAAAACCCGGCACAGCCTGGAAGTATCGGTTCAATAGCCCAAAAAAGGACGCTGGAGATAGAAAAAAAGTGTTTTAAAGGAACCCAAACGACTTCAGGGTAACCTCGGGGTTGACAGCCCCAACATGGTAGACAGCACCCTCAGATAGTTCGTTTATGACCACCTCTGCCGGCGAGAAGAGCGAGGTGTCGATCTGGTAGAAGTCGAAGTCTGCCTCCTTAAAGATCTCATAGAACGGTTTTCCGTAACCCCTGGACTTATTGCTCGGGATCTTCTCGAGATAATCCTTGATCTCCGGTGCCTTCATCGTCAGCATGATGCTGCCATAGTAGATCGTTGCGTCGTTGGTGCTGCCCATCGCTTTTGTGCCATCCTTCTTTACAGGTGCGATCGGTGCATGCCCGATACCCGCGGTGATCTTCTTTGCATCGAACCCGAGTTCGTTCAACTTGTAGACCGCCGTCTCGACACACCGGCCCGCAACCTGGATTGAACCGACAAGCGATGCCGTTGGGGCAACGACCGCACAGGTGTTGGCCACATCCACGTTGCACGCATCGGCGATATGCTCCATCACGCCGGCGTTTGGAAGATGGTCGCTCTCAAGACAGATGACCGCATAATCGAACTCATCCTCGTAATCAATGACCTCATAGGTGTGGCGCGGCTTGAGAGAGAGCGCCCTTGCAGGACCGCTACCCATGGCGAAGTACTTGTTGACATTGATCGTCCAGCCAGCCTTCTGTGCCCCAAGGCACGCAATCGCCGGGAAATCGGTGCTGACCTCTATGAATGGGAGAGGAACATCCCTGATCCGGCCCATCGCGATGTCAACCTCACCGAGCCCGCCCATACAGATCTCGATAAACCTTCGCCCTGCCAGGTAGCCACCTGAAGTGCTGACCCCGCAGTCGACTATCCGTGCACCGTTGTCAAGTTCGTGCGGGACGGCACAGAACTCCTCGGCGTATTCGAAAAGTTCCTCAAAAATATCCAGTGCAAGTTCGTTCACGCTGAGCATGTGGAAAACCTCATCAGAGTACAAACGGTGGTGAAACAGATAAGAGTTATTAAATCGACTGCGCCACTCCAAGGTGTTCAAGCACGCGTTCGGGGTCGTATCGGAGGCTGATCAGCCGTGTCCGCCCACGTCCCTGACGATAATAGTGAAGGTTCAGGAGCCGCATGGTATCGAACTTCTGAATCATCTCGTAGAACTTGGTGTAACTGACGCCAGCCCTCTCCTTTACGAAGCGGTAGACGTCTCCAGTTCTCATCTCTGCATCCTCACGGACCGACATCTCCGCGATCCCGGCAAGAACCTTACGCTCCTCGGCTTTGAGCGCCCGAAGCGAGAACGCAAGGTGAAGATACCTGGAAACCTCGTATGCCTTGCAGATATCCTCCTCCTCGATCGACCTGCGCGCATCCCGCTCGGCGTTCAGTGCAGCACGCTTGAGTAGATCGATCCCGACACGAAGGTCGCCGCTCTTGAGGGTCTGCTCGACAACGAGATCCAGCATCTTCTGGCTGAGGACGTTCGGGTAAAATCCCTGAATAACCCGTTCCTTGAGGATATCATGGACTTCCGCCGCTGAGTAGGGAGGGAAGTATATCTCAGTCGGCCGGAAGACCGACGCCACACGTACATCGACCTCATTCTGCAGCGAGACCGACATATCGCTGACTATGGCAATAACACCTATCCGAACATGCGGGTAGGCCTCGTACGAGCGCAGGAGGGTGTATAGGACCTGGTTTATCTCCTTCTCATAGAGAAGGTAGTTCGCGTCATCGAGCGCCACAAGCAGTACAGCGTCCTCCTTCTGCAGGAAATGGGCCAGGGCTTCGAAGACCCGTTTGAAAGAGGTTCCAGAGGATGGTGGCGACCGGCCGGTGACGCGGCGGTAGATCTGTGAGAAGATGGCAAACCTTGTGTTGTCGATCTGGCAATTGATGTATACGGGAACGAGTTTCCTGGTTGCATCCTCGATCTCGGAAAACACCTTCTTGACGCTGGTAGTCTTCCCTGTTCCCGGGATACCCCGGCAGATGGTGTTAAGCGGCCTGCCGCCACGCAGCCCGGGTCTGATCTGGAAGGCAAGTTCCTGGATCTGCGCTTCACGGAAGTTGAACTGCTCGGGAACGTAATCGATCTCGAATACGTCGGGATCGCGAAATAGCGTCTCGTCCCACATGAGCAGATCCTTCTTCATTATACACTCCTCGTCCACTGTAGTATTTATACTCTCCAGGTCGAGGTGCTCCTCCTTTGTGCAGGTATCCTGAGGGGAAGTTCAGGGCCGTTCCATGCATTTCTTGCAGAGCGTCCGGCTCATAAAGAGCTGTGAGAGTTTCGCCTGAGTCTTCGGGACCGCCGCTCCACAGACCTCACAGACATCTTCTTCCTGCGCGGGGGAGGGCTTTGCCGGCACTGTCTCCTGCTCTGGCGGCTCAGGTCTCACCGGGGGAGATGCAGGCTGAGCCTGCGGCTTTTCTTCCTTTCTCCGGGTCAGCAACGGTTCCTGGCATTCCGGTTGGGGGCGTGTGGTGGGTTCTGCCCGGTCGGGGATCGGTTCCTCCCACACCAGCGGCTTTGCCTGAGTCTCTGCAACAGGGAGCGGTTCACGCTCTTCGGGCTCTGGAGATTTGACGGAGACCTCCTCCTTCCGGACTGCCCCTTCTGGTGCTGCCGCCCCTGACGAGAAAACCCGCCGCCGGTACGCATCCACACGCTCTGCGGTCGCGGGATCACCCCGGCCGAGCCTGGCAAGGATCTCGTCCAGAAAGAGGATGAGGTTCTCAACATCCTCCTGCGTCTCTGCATCACCCTCGACCTCGAGCCGTATGTTCTCGTAGTTATCGAGGTTGATGGTGATCCCGATGCTGACTTCCTTCTTGCTGGACATATCTAAATAAATATTGGACTCCAAGATATACAGTTCCACCGGTGGCCCACAGGCGACCGCAGATTGGCATGATGAAACCGCAAAAAAAACATCGCGGGCTGCAGAACCTGTGCGAGCAGTCTTCGGCGGGGCATTAATCGATCCCCCGCGGGCAATCAGCAGGCACATCCTGCAGGCCGCAAAGAAGGATGCGTGGAGGTTCGCCATAACACGCAGAGGGTCTATCCGGGGAGTTTTAATATCCCTGACCTGTAACCCGTACCCGGGTGGGGAGGTGCAGATGATGAGAGTTACCCCCACTGAGTGATGATGATGCAAGGGGCTGATGCACCGCCTGTCCTTCCGGAGCGATCCTCCCTCCCTTTTCCACGTATCACCCTGTTTCCATCTCAACGCCCCAGGAAAGATCCTGCGCATCCCCGCGCTCCAGTCCAGACGCACGGGCATGGCCTGCAGCAGGAGAGAGGGACGCCTCTTAACCTGCCCGCATCTTCGCCCCGCAGTTCCTAGCCCTGGTCAGGGTCACCAAACCGCCGTGGCCGACGAGCACCTCTTCTGCCGCCCGGGCAAGATCAGCCATACCGGAATCGCCTATGGCATAGACCGTCGGCCCGAAAGAACTCAACCCGGCTCCGGCGGCACCCGCCTGAACCATCGCCTCCAGCAGCGCCGGAACAACCGGGTGCTGCAGGCCCACCTCCACCTTCTTGAATCCCAGTTGCTGCGTCCGGTTTACCGCCGAGCCAAAG from Methanoculleus receptaculi includes:
- the tnpA gene encoding IS200/IS605 family transposase, with the translated sequence MKYKLDRSAHSVFALYYHLVIVVKYRRKALYSDDIRERLKDIVWNLSDELGIDVVAHEPAEDHYHLLFKATPKTNLVNVVNVIKGVSARRLRQEFPATKNLLEGDSFWSPSYFLATSGQVSLDALKEYVDSQMEK
- a CDS encoding methyltransferase domain-containing protein; its protein translation is MKLLFELSGEHPGLPVAELECVGRVLSRRTQVAVAECPDPEATRRLSLTHVVMEYLGECEPTAAAFEGLLRDLGITTTRPFAGRVKTVQGARMDISSLEAERLIGSLITGPVSLRNPVEEYRAIVSGDRCYFGRVIFRIDRGAFEARNPTRRPFFHPGVMMPRIARALVNISLVAPGERLFDPFCGTGGILLEAREVGASILGSDFDPEMIEGCRRNLPCQDVMVADAAAVPIRDSAIDAVVTDLPYGQSVRVRAESMDQLYDGSLAEIRRILRSGRRAVVVTNRDITSIAACYFTILQEHEQRVHKSLTRRILVLS
- the dnaJ gene encoding molecular chaperone DnaJ yields the protein MGPESYYDILGVSRDADDKEIRKAYRNLARKYHPDVCKEPGAEERFKKINEAYSVLSDPGKRAQYDRMGHEAYSSASRGSYSGGGYSSGFSADFSGFGDIFETFFGGGFAGGGRQNTGPRPGADILVKLRITLEEAVFGTEKEVEVEHIEPCLECDGTGSETKKTVICPTCGGTGQMRQMSQSLFGNFVRMSTCSTCNGRGRVPETRCRTCNGTGHRRARRTVKVRIPPGVDTGMRLRMEGYGDFGDYGAPPGDLYVEITVAPDRAFTRRGDDLETTVDITPAQAALGSEVEVQTIDGRTVSLSVPAGVQHDTRLRIRGEGVRWQTKPGDMLVRVSIVIPERLTDEERELYERLLEVEGRKPSSMKGAKKGRGFFHDVVDRMKETVK
- the dnaK gene encoding molecular chaperone DnaK produces the protein MVSEKVIGIDLGTTNSCMAIMEGGRPTVIPNAEGGRTTPSVVAFTKDGERLVGSAAKRQAITNPERTIQSIKRRMGTSEKVTIGDRAYTPQEISAMILQKLKVDAEQYLGEKITKAVITVPAYFNDAQRQATKDAGKIAGLEVLRIINEPTASALAYGIDKEEEATVLVYDLGGGTFDVSILQLGDGVFEVKATAGINHLGGDDFDRRIVDYLVEEFRKKEGIDLRKDRVAMQRLRDAAENAKIELSTVQKTNINLPYITTTESGPKFMDIDLTRAKFESLIADLVDSTIGPVKQALADAKLSPEDIDHVLLVGGSTRVPLVQETVRKILNKEPDKGINPDECVALGAAIQAGVLTGETKDVLLLDVTPLSLGIETLGGIATKLIERNTTIPTRKSQIFSTAADGQTSVEIHVVQGERALAKDNFTLGRFQLTGIPPAPRGIPQIEVTFDIDANGIVHVSAKDLGTGNEQSITIKPQDSRPSEAEIQRMMDEARRFEEEDRKKREEIELRNAADTAIFTAERAISDAKETIEAADRDRIESAIADLRKALEGDDTEAIRQKMDALTEAVYAFTTKVYQRAQAGTAAGKDDNVVDADYEVKE
- a CDS encoding nucleotide exchange factor GrpE, which gives rise to MKEDTSRRAEEQQPIAEKADAASREREEMQTSYDELKSAYDDLNDRYLRLAADFENYRKRMASERENLTRLAIEDLAVELLEVVDNFERAEKAEAGGLGEGMQQIQKLLMGILERHGIKPIECLNRPFDPECQEAIACVPSEAEEGSVIEEVVRGYCMQDKVIRCAKVVVSKGKEE
- the purH gene encoding bifunctional phosphoribosylaminoimidazolecarboxamide formyltransferase/IMP cyclohydrolase yields the protein MKWALLSVWDKTGIVDLAKVLIEHDYRILSSGGTGAALDKAGVPFTDVSTYTGSPEMMDGRVKTLHPKIHGGILGRRGIDDAQMQEHGIEPIDLVVVNLYPFEAMSGKGLPIDKVIEYIDIGGPAMVRAAAKNHRYVAVVVDPADYDKVAEAIRRGGFTAEERLNLAAKAFARTAAYDGAISNYFTGIGQPFPTILTLQHREGRTLRYGENPHQAAAVYGEGGIAGEEPLQGRQMSYNNYLDVHAAVGLLREFNDGCAAVIVKHNNPCGVAIGNGLLETYIAAREVDPVSAYGSIVAVNREVTEDVAREITKTFVEVLIAPSYTTGALEIMKAKENMRVLRLPDPIIHDEIRSIDGGVLVQRTEPYREDWRVVTEREPTAHEMMAMELAWKVCKHTKSNAIIFADEKAVIGIGAGQMNRVESAEIAVRKARKSLAGSAVASDAFLPFPDTLEVAAAAGATALVQPGGSIRDQEVIDAANRLNVAMIFTGVRHFRH
- a CDS encoding TOBE domain-containing protein yields the protein MKLSARNQIPGKIKSITEGVVTAEVVIELDGGGDLVSVITRKSVESLGLAVGKRVYAVVKSTEVMVAID
- the mch gene encoding methenyltetrahydromethanopterin cyclohydrolase, with the protein product MLSVNELALDIFEELFEYAEEFCAVPHELDNGARIVDCGVSTSGGYLAGRRFIEICMGGLGEVDIAMGRIRDVPLPFIEVSTDFPAIACLGAQKAGWTINVNKYFAMGSGPARALSLKPRHTYEVIDYEDEFDYAVICLESDHLPNAGVMEHIADACNVDVANTCAVVAPTASLVGSIQVAGRCVETAVYKLNELGFDAKKITAGIGHAPIAPVKKDGTKAMGSTNDATIYYGSIMLTMKAPEIKDYLEKIPSNKSRGYGKPFYEIFKEADFDFYQIDTSLFSPAEVVINELSEGAVYHVGAVNPEVTLKSFGFL
- a CDS encoding ORC1-type DNA replication protein translates to MKKDLLMWDETLFRDPDVFEIDYVPEQFNFREAQIQELAFQIRPGLRGGRPLNTICRGIPGTGKTTSVKKVFSEIEDATRKLVPVYINCQIDNTRFAIFSQIYRRVTGRSPPSSGTSFKRVFEALAHFLQKEDAVLLVALDDANYLLYEKEINQVLYTLLRSYEAYPHVRIGVIAIVSDMSVSLQNEVDVRVASVFRPTEIYFPPYSAAEVHDILKERVIQGFYPNVLSQKMLDLVVEQTLKSGDLRVGIDLLKRAALNAERDARRSIEEEDICKAYEVSRYLHLAFSLRALKAEERKVLAGIAEMSVREDAEMRTGDVYRFVKERAGVSYTKFYEMIQKFDTMRLLNLHYYRQGRGRTRLISLRYDPERVLEHLGVAQSI